In Nocardioides sp. WS12, the DNA window CGGGAACTGCGGCTTGTCCTTGGACTGACCGAGGCCATGGAGGGTGCCGGTGATGGCGATGTAGTTCATGTCGTGGCCGGCGACCTGCGACCACGGGCCGTCCTGGCCCCAGCCGGTCATCCGTCCGTAGACCAGGCGCGGGTTGCGGGCGTGGCAGTCCTCCGGACCGAGGCCGAGGCGCTCGGTGACCCCGGGGCGCATGCCCTCGACGAGGACGTCCGCTTCGGCGACCAGGTCGAGCACGGTCGCGACCGCTTCGGGGTTCTTGAGGTTCAGCGCGATGCTCGGCCGGCCCCGGTTGAGCAGGTCATGCGAGCCGCCGGAGAGCATCTGGCCGCCGGGGCGCTCAACCCGGATCACGTCGGCGCCGAGGTCCGCCAGCAACATGCACGCGTGCGGGCTGGGCCCGATCCCGGCGATCTCGACGACCTTGAGGCCCTTGAGCGGACCGGTTCCCTGACCCAGTGCGAACGTCATGGGCCGATCATGGCACGAACGTGACAGTGATCATGTCAACGTCCGTCGTCCGGCGGGACCGGTCGCCGTACGCTGAAGACATGACCGGCACCTGCATCTATGACGGCGACTGCGGCTTCTGCACCCAGTCGGCCCAGTGGTTGCAGCGCCACGGCACCTGCGCCATCGTCCCGTGGCAGGCGCTGGACCTCGACGCTCTCGGCCTCACCGAGGAGCAGGTCTCCGCGGCGGTCCAGTGGCAGGACGCCTCCGGCGCAGTGACCGCAAGCGGGGCCGACGCGATCGCGCAGGCACTGCTGAGCTGTGGGCGCCCGTGGCGCTGGATGGGCCGGGTGCTGACCTGGCGGATCGTGCGGCCGTTCGCGGCGATCGGCTACCGGCTCGTCGCGCGCTACCGCTACAAGTTGCCCGGCGCGACCAGCGCCTGCCGGATCTAGCCCGGATTGACGATGCGCGCGAGTTCGAAGTGCATCGGGTCGGTGAACGCCCAGTCGCCGCCCCACGCGAAACCCCAGCGCTTGAAGATCGCGACGACCTGGCGGTCCATCTGACCGACGGTTCCGCGCTGGTTGCCCGGCACGTTCATGTCGAGCGCCAGGCCGAACGAGTGGTTCGACAGTGACGACGAGCCGGCAATGAAGCGCGGGTAGTAGCAACCGGCGTACTCCCGCGCGTGGATCTTGTCGGCCAGCTTGCTGGTGACGATCTCGGCGAGGGCGGCCTTGAGCTGCGGCATCATGAACTTGTTGCAGGTCACCCGGCCGAGGATCGGCACCTGCTCGGTGACGATGTGGGACCGCACCCACGAAGGGTCGGGAGCGATCCGGCCGCCACCGATCGGGCGGTAGCGGAACACACCGACCGCGTCGCCGAAGGCGCCGACGGGGATGACGTTCTGGAAGGTGTCGAGGTCGATGCCGGCCTGGGCGACGATGTCGAGCGCGGTGATGGAGAAGGCGTCCTTGCCGAGGTTCTTCTCGATGACCTTGCGGACCGCCTGCGGCGAGGTGATGCCGGTGTTGATCAGGACGGCGTTGTCCTCGGGCAGGCCGAGCTCCTCGCCCCACTTCTCGTTGACCACGGCGTCGACGCTGTCGACCCCTTCGCGGTCCCACGACCCGACGTGGATGCTCTGCTTGCCGACCGCGAGGTAACCCTTGCCGTCGATCGGGAGTTCCTGCTGCAGGTGGACGGCGACGGAGACCTCGCCGCCAGCGATCCGGTCCCACTGCTCCTGGAACTTCGCGCTGTTGGGGCCGGAGAAGCGGCGGTACTCCGCGGGGTCGACCGCAGCGATGTTGAACAGCTTGTTCTCGACGGAGAATTGTCCGACGGACAGCTGGGTGTGGGCGGCGACGCCCAGCTTCCCCTTCACCTTCACGCCGATGATCTGCTTGAGGACGTCGGCGGGGATGGTCTTGTTGCTGACCAGCAGCAGGTCGTCGCCGAACTGCGTCCCGTCGAACTTGCCCGGTGGCGCCACGGCGTGGGACGGGTCAGCGGCGTCGGTCGGGATCTCGGTGGTGGTCGAAGCGGCGGCCTTGCTCGCCTTCGCCTCGGGCGTGCCCTTCTCGGGCGTCCCACATCCGACCAGCAGCGTCGCGACAACCACGGCCGACAGCCCAGCCGTCAGCCGTACGCGTCCTCGCGCCAACCCCATTGTCCCTTCCCTGCCACCGGTGACCCGGTAGTCCTCCCACAGGGAGGATACCGGTCAGCGCAGGACGCGTTCAGCGATCCATGCGATGTCGTTGCCCGTACGAGCCGGGTCACCCGAGGGCTGCATGACGTGACTGAGGACCAGACGCACCACCATGTCGATGCTCGGATCGAGGCGGCCCTCCGGCAGATCGAGGTCGTACGACGCCACGCGCTCCGAGACGACGGCCTTGGCTCCCTCGAGGAGGTACTCGGAATGGGTGGTCAGCAGCGGGAGCAACTCGGTGTCGGCGCCATGGGTGGCGGACACGACCGCGTGCAGCAGTGCGTTGTTCTGGGCGTACTTGAGCACGCGGCGGGCCGAGGCCCGGATCGCGTTGATCAGGTCGTTCGGGTTCTCGTCGAAGGACCGGGTCACGCCGGCGAGGAACCGGTCGAGTTCGCGCATGACCATCGCTTCGGCGAGGTCGTTCTTGGTGCCGATCTCGTTGTAGACCGTTTGCCGGCTGACACCGACTTCGTCGGCCAGGCGGGCCATGGTGACCTTCGCCCAGCCGGCGGTCGTCATCACCCCGACCGCGGAATCGATGAGGCGATCACGCAGCGTCGAGGCTGCCTCCCCGTCGGGGGAAGCAACCTCGACGAAACGTCCCGCGAGAACTGCCATCGGGGTGAATCAGCCTTCCAGGGTCAGCGCGAGGACGGGGCAAGCCTGAACTGCAGCGTAGACGTGCGCGCGGTCCGCCTCGGGGGGCGAGTCGTCGAGCACCTCGACCTTGTCCTCGTCCTCGTCGACCATGAAGTAGTCGTTGGCCATGGCCTCGCACATGCCGAGGCCCTCGCACTTGTTCAGGTCAGCAACGATCTTCATCAGGACCCCACCTTCTCCGGATCGAACGGGACGAAGTCTGCCTTGTCGCGCACGCCGCAGTCGGGGCAGAACCAGTCCTCGGGGATGTCCGACCATGCCATACCGGCCGGGAATCCCTGGTGCTCGTCGCCTGCAGCCACCTCGTAGACATACGAGCAACCGGGGCACTTCGCAGCCACGATCTCGCCCACCTGGTTCTGCAGCCAGTGGTCCTCGTGCTGGACGTGCTCGGCCGGCGGCGGGAACTTCGCGAGGTACTTGTCCACCTTCTTCGGGTGGATGTTGGCCAGGGTGATGTCGCCGTCGAGGTGCTCGACCACGCGGTGGTCCATCACCTTGCGCCACAGCGGCGGGAACAGAGCGAGGGTCAGCATGCCGGCGTACCCGGTCGGCAGGGCCGGCGACTCCTTGAAGTCACGCAGGGTCTGGTAGCGACGCGTGGGGTTGGCGTGGTGGTCGCTGTGGCGCTGCAGGTGGTAGAGGAACAGGTTGGTGACGATGTTGTTGCTGTTCCAGCTGTGCATGGGCAGCACCCGCTCGTAGCGCTGCTTCTCGCCGACCTTCTGGCGCTTCATGCCGTAGTGCTCGAGGTAGTTGATGATCTCGAGCAGCGAGAAGCCGAAGACGATGGTGACCAGGGCGTACGGCGCGATGCCCCAGCCGTAGAGGGCGAACATGCCGCCGTACAGGACCGCCGACATCGCCCAGGCGTTGAGGACGTCGTTGCCGATGCGGAAGGGGTGCGTGCCCTTGCGCTTGTAGCGCTTGGCCTCGACCTCCCAGCCGGACTTGAGCGACCCGCTGACCGTGCGCGGCCAGAAGGCCCAGAACGACTCACCGAGACGGCTCGATGCGGGGTCCTCGGGGGTGGCGACACGGACGTGGTGGCCCCGGTTGTGCTCGATGTAGAAGTGGCCGTAGAAGGTCGGCGCGAGGGCGATCTTGGACAGCCAGCGCTCGACGGTCTCCTTCTTGTGGCCGAGCTCGTGGGCCGTGTTGATCGCGATGCCCTGGACACCGGCGATCGAGACCGCGAGGAAGAGCTTCTCGTACCAGGTCATGTCGACCGAGCGGACCAGGTCGCCGCCGAGGTTGTCGGTGACCCAGCCGGTGGCGCCGACGAGATCGGCGAACCAGGCGACCGGGTTGGTGCCGGAGATGATGGCGAAGCCCGCGAACAGGATGAAGAACTGGAGCGGGATGTACATGTACACCACCCAGCGGTAGTACTTGTCGTTCTCCAGCTCCTCCATGACGTCGTCCGGCGGGTTGGCCGGATCGAGGCCGAGAGCGAGGTCGAGCAGCGGGATGACCGCGTTGACGAGGATCGGGCCGGCGAGCAGCAACCACATCCAGTCGGTGTAGAGCCACGCGATCACGGCGGTGATGCCGAGACCGGGCACCATCAGGCCGAGCAGCCAGAGGTAGCGCTTCTTGTCCTTCCACTTCTCGGTGGAACCGTCCGGGACGGTCTTGCCGATCTGCTCGGGATTCATCCCGGCGCTCGAGGTCTCCATCGATCTCTGCCTTCCTTCTGGGTACACGCTGCGTCCCTCCCCGGGCCCAGCGGCCGCGATGTTCACCATCGCTTGACAAGACGGTACGACTTGTAAAGCGCCTTTGACAACCCCTGCAGATATGTAAAGTGCGTCACCGACGGTCCCCGGGTGTGCCGCGGGCGCACCGACGCTGCCCACGGACGGCTCGCGGCGCTCGGTAGTGTCGCGCTCATGTCGCCGACCACGCCCGAGCCCACCGCTACTCAGTTCGCCATGTCGACCCGCGTCCTGAGCGGCACACTGATGGGGGCCCTGGTCTTCATCGGACTCGCGTGCTTCTTCGTGCTCCCCCTCGACGAGACGCCGCCCCTGTGGGTTCCTCTCGCCCAGCTCGCGGCCGGCATCGCCACCCACGCCTTGCTCGAGGCGATGGGCTACCACACCCTTCCCCTGGATCCTTCGCTCACCAGCGACGATGCCGCCGCACAGGCAAGGGCACAGTGGCAGTCGAGCATGATCCTGCGCTTCGCCCTCTGCGAGAGCATCGCGATCCTGTCGCTCGCGCTGGCCTTCGTGCTGCCCGAGGGTGGCTTCCTCATCTACGCCGGCGGCGCCCTCGTCGCGCTGGTCCTGATGGTCGTGCACGTGTGGCCGTGGGCGCGTCCGGTCCGCAAGTTCGCAGACACGCTGGAGTCCGCCGGTCAGGCGTCCGGGCTGCGTGAAGCGTTCGGCGTCCTGGGTGCCTCAAGCGGTCCGATCCAGCGCCTCTGACCCGCTCGCTCCCCCCGAGACCAGCGTCAGGCGACCACGCGTGCGGCCGTCGTCACCGGCAGCCGCTCGAAGCCCCGCAGCACGCGGGTGCTGCGACGCTCGGGCGTGCCATTGATCCGCAGGTCGGGGAAACGCTCGTAGAGCGAGCGCAGCGCGACCGCGGCTTCGAGCCGGGCCAGGCTCGCGCCGAGGCAGTAGTGCACGCCGGCCGAGAAGGCGACGTGATGATCGGCGTTCGAGCGGGTGACGTCGAAGGTCGCCGGGTCGTCGAAGACGGCCGGGTCGCGGTTGGCACCGCCCAGGTAGCACAGGACACCGGCGCCCTTGTCGAACTGAGTGCCGGCGACCTCGACGTCGCGCAGCGCGACGCGCAGGGTGACCTGCACCGGTGACTGGTGTCGCAGCACCTCGTCGACCGCGTTGGCCCAGCCGTCGGGGTTGTCCTGCAACCAGCGCAGCTGGTCGGGGTGCTGGTCGAGCAGGGCCACCGCGTTCGCAATCAGGTTGACCGTGGTCTCGAAGCCCGCTCCCAGCACCAGGAGCGCGACCTGGCGCAGTTCGACCGGCGTGAGTCGGTCCTCGCCCTCGAGCAAGGTCAGCTGGCTGATCAGGTCGTCGCCCGGGCTGGCCTCGAGCCGGTCGACGTGGGCCTGCATCCAGCCGTGCATCTCCCGCAGCGCCACCTCGGCCCGGCGGAACTGCTGCCACGACAGGCCGGGGTCCAGCGTGACCGCGGCTTCGTTGCCGAGCTCCAGGAGCCGTCCGTGGTCGGACTCGGGCACGCCCAGCAGGTCCGCGATGACGGTGACGGGAAGCAGCGAGGCGTAACGCTCAACGAGGTCGAAGTCGGCGCGATCCAGGTTGTCGAGCAGACCGGCGGCCACCGACTCGACCCGTTCGCCCATCCGACCGACCTTGCGGGCGGTGAACGCCCGCGCCACCTGCTTGCGATAGCGAGTGTGCAGCGGCGGATCGACCGCGAGCATCGACGGCGGGTCCACCGGGCCGAGGGTCTCGGGATCAATCAACCGGTGGTGCAGCCACTGCAGCGGCTTGGGCAGCTCGCCCTGGCCGCCGGCGGTGCCGAACGCGTCGCCGCGCAGCACCTCGTTGACCACGCCATGGTCGACCGTGGCCCGGACCAGCCCGTTGCTGCCGATCAGCCCCCGCGTACGCAGTTCCTCGTACGCCGGGAACGGGTCGGCGAGCAACGCCGGGTCCATCACGAGCCGACTGATCAGGTCGCCCTTGCGGGCGCTGCGCTGGATCAACTTGCGTTGGACGCCATGGGACAGGCTCCACGCGGCGAAGGAGCGGGGGGTGTCAGGCGACCACACGGGCCTGCCCCCACGTCGTGCCGTCATCGCGGATCCGGCCAGCCTGCATCGATTCAGCATGGGCCTCAGCCTCGAGGACGCGCAAGAGTCCCCGGGTCCGGGCGACCAACAGGAAACGCTGCTCCTCGAGCACGTGCTCCGGGAGGTGCGTGTCCATCTGCGTGTTGACCGTCAGGCGCAGCCGGTAGCGCAGGGCGGCGACCAGTCCGGCGCGGTCACCGAAGATCAGCGCAAGCTCGTCGTTCCACGGAAGTTCAGGGTTCGTGGCCGTGGCCAACTGCTCCTCGATGGAGCGCAGTGCCTGCCAACGACGGTGGGTCTCGGTCCAGGTCATGGTCCTCACGGCCTCTCTTGGTGCTGTGACGGGGGCGTCACGGGTGATCAGGGGGATGACACCGAACCTACGGAGACGGCGACCGCCGTACATCGGTCGGCGGAACGCACTTGGACTCCTCCCAGGGGAGGAGTCGGTGACCTCCCGTGGACCGATGCTGTCGGGGACAGAGGTGCCTAGGCTGGGGGTCATGTTGTGGCGGCTACCGCGCTGGGTGCGCGAGCGGATCGAGCGCAATCTCGAGCGCCGCGACATCCTCTACCCGTGGTGGGTCCCGATGACCTGTTTCGTCGGGCAGACCCTCGCCGTCGTCCTCGCCCTCGCCCAGCGCGACGCCCTGTGGCCGGTGCAGCCGATGACCGTGACCGTCGTGCTGGTGCTCATCTCGCCGGTCGTGCACTTCGGCTTCGGAGGCTGGCTGCCGTGGTGGATCGACAGCGCGGCCACGATCGTGGCCGCGGGCGTGCTGATGGCATCCCCGGTCGACTCCGGCATCGACCTGGCGCCGGCCCTGTTGGCGCTGATCGCCGCCGAGGCCGTTGCCCGTGACGGGCTGCGCCCCGGGGCCGCCGTCGCCACCGTCGCGACCGGCGTGATCATCGCGACCGAGATCACCGCCAACCTCGACAGCTACGGCGTCTACCTGCTCGAGGTGCTGCTCGGCTTCGTCGTCGGCGCCATGTTGTGGTGGCAGATGCGCGCGCTGGCTTCCGAACGCGAGGCCCGCGGCGCTGCCTGGGCGCAGGCCACCACCGCCGAACGCGAACGGATCGCCCGCGAGATCCACGACCTCGTCGCCCACTCGCTCAGCGTCTCCCTGCTCCAGGTCACCGGCGCCCGGCGGGCCCTGCGCGACGTCACCGACGCGGCCGGTCCGGCCGAGACCGCCGACGCCGTGGCCGAGGTCGACGCCGCACTGGCCGACGCGGAACAGGTCGGTCGCCGCGCCATGGCCGACATCCGCCGCACCGTCAGCGCCCTCGCCGACGGGCCCAGCGAACGCAACGCCCTGCCCTGCGCCACCGACATCGCCGCCCTCGTGCAGGAAGTGTCCGACGCCGGCCTCCGTGTCGAGTACGACGAGCAAGGCGACCCGAGCGCCCTGACTGCCGCCGCCGGCCTCGGTCTCTACCGGATCGCACAGGAGTCGCTGGCCAACGTGTCCAAGCACGGCAGCGGCGTCGCCCGGATGTCGTTCCACGTCACCGGCGCCGGATCAGCCACCCTGCGGGTTCTCAACCCGCTTCCGCCCGGCCGCCCCCGCACCGACGGACTCGGCTCCGGCCTCGCCGGCATGGAGGCGCGGGCGACCCAGCTCGGGGCGACGCTGCGCACCGGCGTCGCGGACGGTGGGTGGGAGGTCGTCGTACAGATGGGACCGGAACGGGGCTCGCGTCGTGAGCCGTGGGTGGAACTGCCCTGCGGCCGGACGATCGGAAAGGTGAGTCCCACGTGACCCTTCGACAGGCTCAGGGCGACGTCGACGCAAACGTGCGGGTCGTCCTCGTCGACGACCAGGAGCTGGTGCGGTCCGGACTGCGCCGGATCCTGCGCCGGCGCGACGGCTTCGAGATCGTCGCGGAGTGCAGCGACGGCTCGGAGGTGCCGGCCGTGCTCGATGAACTCGGCGCCGGGGTGGACGTGGTCGTGATGGACCTGCGGATGCGCACCGTCGACGGGATCACCGCGACCGGGGCCGTGGTCGCTCGCGGCGACGGCCCGCCCGTACTGGTCCTGACGACCTTCGACGACGACGAGATGCTGTCCGGCGCGCTGCGGGCCGGCGCTGCCGGCTTCTTGTTGAAGGACTCCTCGGCAGACGACCTGATTCGCGCCGTGCGCACCGTCGCCGAGGGCGGCAACTGGCTCGACCCGTCGGTGACCGGCCGGGTGCTGCACCGGTTCCGGAGCATCGCTCCGCGACCCGCGGCATCGGGCACGCCAGGTGCCGCCGATCAGCTGACCGTGCGCGAACTCGAGGTCCTGCGCCGGATGGCACTGGGCCGCAGCAACGGCGAGATCGCCGGCGACCTGGTGATCTCGGAGCTGACGGTGAAGAGCCACGTGGGGCGGATCTTCACCAAGCTCGGCCTGCGGGACCGGCCCGCCGCGATCGTCTACGCCTACGACAACGGGCTGGTCACTCCGCACCTGTCCTGACAACTGCCAGGCGCGGAGCGACCTCCGAGGTCAAGCGGTCGGCTCGGTCTCGACCGGCTCGACGGTCTCCACCGGCTCGGTCGTGGGTGCGGTCGTGGCGTCGGTGCCGGTGCCGGTGAGCGTGCCGGTCACGCCGCCCATGCCCGTGGCGGCGCGCTCGACCGAGCGGTGGATGAGCGACTCCAGGTCCAGGCCGGTCGTCGTCTTCAGCATCGCCAGGGTCTGGGTGACGTTGTCGGTGACCTGCCGCGGCAACGCGCCCGCGCCGTCCGAGGACAGGATCGTGAGGTTGTCGATCGCGGCGATCGGGGCCGCGACCTCCTTGGCGATCTGCGGAAGGACCTCGATCAGCATCTGCAGGACGGCCGCGTCGTTGTAGTGCGCGAACGCCTCGGCGCGCTTGTCCATCGCGTCGGCCTCGGCGGCGCCGATCGCGAGCGTGGCGGCGGCCTGGGCTTCACCTTCGAGGCGGGTCGCGTCCGCGAGCGCACTACGGCGGGCCTTCTCGGCCTCACCACTCAGCTTGGTCTCCTCCGCCTGACCCTGGGCCGCGGCGATGGTGGCCGCCCTGCGTGCGTCGGCGGCAGCGATCTCGGACGACCGGCGTGCCTCGGCCTCCTGCTCGACGCGGTACCGCTCGGCGTCGGCCGGCTTGCGCACCTGGGTCTCGAGCTGGCGCTCGGTGAGGGCGGCCTGCTGGACGGCCACCTTCTCCTGCTCGGCGAAGATCGCCTGGTCGCGGTCAGCCTGCGCGAGCGGTCCGGCCGCGGCGGCCTGGGCGGAAGCGGCGTCGGTCTCGGCCTTGATCTCGGCCTGCTTGAGGGCAAGGGTCCGCTGGGAGATGGCGATCTCCTGCTCGGCGGCGATCTGCGCCTGCTCGGCGGCCTGGCGGGCGTTGGCCTCGGCGATCCGGGCGGCCTGGCTGACCCGGGCGGCCTCGGGGCGACCGAGGTCGGCGAGGTAGCTGCCGTCATCGGTGACGTCCTGGATCTGGAAGGCGTCGAGGATCAGGCCCTGCCCCGTCAGCGAACTCTCGGACTCGTCGGCCACGCGCTGCGCGAACGCCGCACGGTCGCGGATGATCTGCTCGACGGTCAGACCGCCGACGATCGAGCGGAGCGCACCGGCCAGTACTTCCTGGGTGAAGGTCTCGATGTCGGCCTGCTGGCTGAGGAACCGCTGGGCACCGAGCCGGATCTGGTCAGCGTTGCCGCCGACCTTGACGATGGCGACGCCGTCGAGGTTGAGCTTGATGCCCTGGCCCGACACCGCACCACGGATCTGCACCGAGATCCGGCGGCTGGACAGGTCCATCGTCGCCAGCTTCTGGACGAACGGGATCACGAAGACGCCGCCGCCGAGGACGACCTTCTGGCCGGACAGGTCCGTGCTCAGCTCGCCCGTCTCCGGGTTGATCACCGCCTTGCCCTTGCGGCCGGTGACGATGAACGCCTGGTTGGGACCGGCGACCTTGTAGCGGCTCGTGACGAGCAGGACCAGCAGGACCAGGAGGACGGCGATGCCGGCGATCGGCACCCAGACAGCGGAGTTCATGAATCGACTTTCGTTCGCGGGACGGGGGGTGGTGCAGCTTGAAACGCAGGTGGGTCAGGGTTGCCAGACGGTGGTGACACTCACCGCGGTCGGGGACAGCACACCGGTGATGTTGACCTTGGTCCCGGCCTCGATCGGCAGGTTGGCGCTGGCGTTGAACTGGAGGGTGTGACCGCCGACCAGCACGCGGATCACGCCATAGCCCTCGCCCGGGATCGCGGTGATCACCTGCGCGGTCTGGCCGACGCTGTCGCCGATCGAGACGGTCCCGTCGCTCGGACCGTCCTTGACCAGGCGGGTCAGCCACCAGGCGAACCACGCCACGAGTACGCCGGCACCGGCGCCGATCACGACGGAGATCGGCCACGGCAGGCCGGCACCATCGGCGGCCGCGCCACCGAATCCGAAGGCCGACACGAAGCCACCCACGACGGCAGTCGAGATCCAGTCGGCCTCGAGCGCGTCGAGCGCTCCGTCGAGGACGTCTCCGACCAGCAGGGACAGGGCAAGGATCACCAGGCCGACAAGGCCAAGGATGAAGAAGACGGTCACGAACGCTCCTGAAGGTGGCCGTACGGACGCTGCGGCCGGGGTCCAGTGATCGTATCCAGACGCACCCGGACGCAAACGGCGTGACCGCCCTCACAAAAGTTGCACCGTCGTACGAGACAGTGCAAAGATGCACTCATGAATCAACTGTGCAATCGCCGTGAGACGAAGCGGACCCAGACCGCGCTCCGTCTGCAGCAGTGCGCAGTCCAGCTCACCCTCGACCACGGTTTCGACGGCTGGACCATCGACGACCTGGCTGCAGCCGCCGACGTCTCCCGCCGGACGGTGTTCAACTACTTCGACGGCAAGGCCGACGTCGTCCTCGGTCCGGTCGTCGAGCTGGACCCGGAGCGGGTCGCGGTGTTCGTCGCCGGCGGGCCGTCCGGAAACCTGCTCGCCGACGTCCTCGCGATGGCGGCCGACGTCATCGAAGAACACACCAGCGACCAGGAAATGATCGCCACCGGACGCAACGCCGTCCTCAAGGACGCCCGGCTGCTCGGCCTGGCGC includes these proteins:
- a CDS encoding response regulator transcription factor, encoding MTLRQAQGDVDANVRVVLVDDQELVRSGLRRILRRRDGFEIVAECSDGSEVPAVLDELGAGVDVVVMDLRMRTVDGITATGAVVARGDGPPVLVLTTFDDDEMLSGALRAGAAGFLLKDSSADDLIRAVRTVAEGGNWLDPSVTGRVLHRFRSIAPRPAASGTPGAADQLTVRELEVLRRMALGRSNGEIAGDLVISELTVKSHVGRIFTKLGLRDRPAAIVYAYDNGLVTPHLS
- a CDS encoding M15 family metallopeptidase encodes the protein MVVATLLVGCGTPEKGTPEAKASKAAASTTTEIPTDAADPSHAVAPPGKFDGTQFGDDLLLVSNKTIPADVLKQIIGVKVKGKLGVAAHTQLSVGQFSVENKLFNIAAVDPAEYRRFSGPNSAKFQEQWDRIAGGEVSVAVHLQQELPIDGKGYLAVGKQSIHVGSWDREGVDSVDAVVNEKWGEELGLPEDNAVLINTGITSPQAVRKVIEKNLGKDAFSITALDIVAQAGIDLDTFQNVIPVGAFGDAVGVFRYRPIGGGRIAPDPSWVRSHIVTEQVPILGRVTCNKFMMPQLKAALAEIVTSKLADKIHAREYAGCYYPRFIAGSSSLSNHSFGLALDMNVPGNQRGTVGQMDRQVVAIFKRWGFAWGGDWAFTDPMHFELARIVNPG
- a CDS encoding TetR family transcriptional regulator, which produces MAVLAGRFVEVASPDGEAASTLRDRLIDSAVGVMTTAGWAKVTMARLADEVGVSRQTVYNEIGTKNDLAEAMVMRELDRFLAGVTRSFDENPNDLINAIRASARRVLKYAQNNALLHAVVSATHGADTELLPLLTTHSEYLLEGAKAVVSERVASYDLDLPEGRLDPSIDMVVRLVLSHVMQPSGDPARTGNDIAWIAERVLR
- a CDS encoding cytochrome P450; translation: MWSPDTPRSFAAWSLSHGVQRKLIQRSARKGDLISRLVMDPALLADPFPAYEELRTRGLIGSNGLVRATVDHGVVNEVLRGDAFGTAGGQGELPKPLQWLHHRLIDPETLGPVDPPSMLAVDPPLHTRYRKQVARAFTARKVGRMGERVESVAAGLLDNLDRADFDLVERYASLLPVTVIADLLGVPESDHGRLLELGNEAAVTLDPGLSWQQFRRAEVALREMHGWMQAHVDRLEASPGDDLISQLTLLEGEDRLTPVELRQVALLVLGAGFETTVNLIANAVALLDQHPDQLRWLQDNPDGWANAVDEVLRHQSPVQVTLRVALRDVEVAGTQFDKGAGVLCYLGGANRDPAVFDDPATFDVTRSNADHHVAFSAGVHYCLGASLARLEAAVALRSLYERFPDLRINGTPERRSTRVLRGFERLPVTTAARVVA
- a CDS encoding histidine kinase produces the protein MLWRLPRWVRERIERNLERRDILYPWWVPMTCFVGQTLAVVLALAQRDALWPVQPMTVTVVLVLISPVVHFGFGGWLPWWIDSAATIVAAGVLMASPVDSGIDLAPALLALIAAEAVARDGLRPGAAVATVATGVIIATEITANLDSYGVYLLEVLLGFVVGAMLWWQMRALASEREARGAAWAQATTAERERIAREIHDLVAHSLSVSLLQVTGARRALRDVTDAAGPAETADAVAEVDAALADAEQVGRRAMADIRRTVSALADGPSERNALPCATDIAALVQEVSDAGLRVEYDEQGDPSALTAAAGLGLYRIAQESLANVSKHGSGVARMSFHVTGAGSATLRVLNPLPPGRPRTDGLGSGLAGMEARATQLGATLRTGVADGGWEVVVQMGPERGSRREPWVELPCGRTIGKVSPT
- a CDS encoding NfeD family protein, which gives rise to MTVFFILGLVGLVILALSLLVGDVLDGALDALEADWISTAVVGGFVSAFGFGGAAADGAGLPWPISVVIGAGAGVLVAWFAWWLTRLVKDGPSDGTVSIGDSVGQTAQVITAIPGEGYGVIRVLVGGHTLQFNASANLPIEAGTKVNITGVLSPTAVSVTTVWQP
- a CDS encoding TetR/AcrR family transcriptional regulator, whose product is MNQLCNRRETKRTQTALRLQQCAVQLTLDHGFDGWTIDDLAAAADVSRRTVFNYFDGKADVVLGPVVELDPERVAVFVAGGPSGNLLADVLAMAADVIEEHTSDQEMIATGRNAVLKDARLLGLAHQRFEDISATFVELVRERDGESYNPDRARLLSRLVVTLFDNAAERSVADPSRPFSEHFDAAIRDARDVLA
- a CDS encoding ferredoxin codes for the protein MKIVADLNKCEGLGMCEAMANDYFMVDEDEDKVEVLDDSPPEADRAHVYAAVQACPVLALTLEG
- a CDS encoding flotillin family protein; this encodes MNSAVWVPIAGIAVLLVLLVLLVTSRYKVAGPNQAFIVTGRKGKAVINPETGELSTDLSGQKVVLGGGVFVIPFVQKLATMDLSSRRISVQIRGAVSGQGIKLNLDGVAIVKVGGNADQIRLGAQRFLSQQADIETFTQEVLAGALRSIVGGLTVEQIIRDRAAFAQRVADESESSLTGQGLILDAFQIQDVTDDGSYLADLGRPEAARVSQAARIAEANARQAAEQAQIAAEQEIAISQRTLALKQAEIKAETDAASAQAAAAGPLAQADRDQAIFAEQEKVAVQQAALTERQLETQVRKPADAERYRVEQEAEARRSSEIAAADARRAATIAAAQGQAEETKLSGEAEKARRSALADATRLEGEAQAAATLAIGAAEADAMDKRAEAFAHYNDAAVLQMLIEVLPQIAKEVAAPIAAIDNLTILSSDGAGALPRQVTDNVTQTLAMLKTTTGLDLESLIHRSVERAATGMGGVTGTLTGTGTDATTAPTTEPVETVEPVETEPTA
- a CDS encoding fatty acid desaturase produces the protein METSSAGMNPEQIGKTVPDGSTEKWKDKKRYLWLLGLMVPGLGITAVIAWLYTDWMWLLLAGPILVNAVIPLLDLALGLDPANPPDDVMEELENDKYYRWVVYMYIPLQFFILFAGFAIISGTNPVAWFADLVGATGWVTDNLGGDLVRSVDMTWYEKLFLAVSIAGVQGIAINTAHELGHKKETVERWLSKIALAPTFYGHFYIEHNRGHHVRVATPEDPASSRLGESFWAFWPRTVSGSLKSGWEVEAKRYKRKGTHPFRIGNDVLNAWAMSAVLYGGMFALYGWGIAPYALVTIVFGFSLLEIINYLEHYGMKRQKVGEKQRYERVLPMHSWNSNNIVTNLFLYHLQRHSDHHANPTRRYQTLRDFKESPALPTGYAGMLTLALFPPLWRKVMDHRVVEHLDGDITLANIHPKKVDKYLAKFPPPAEHVQHEDHWLQNQVGEIVAAKCPGCSYVYEVAAGDEHQGFPAGMAWSDIPEDWFCPDCGVRDKADFVPFDPEKVGS
- a CDS encoding DUF393 domain-containing protein, coding for MTGTCIYDGDCGFCTQSAQWLQRHGTCAIVPWQALDLDALGLTEEQVSAAVQWQDASGAVTASGADAIAQALLSCGRPWRWMGRVLTWRIVRPFAAIGYRLVARYRYKLPGATSACRI